Proteins found in one Odontesthes bonariensis isolate fOdoBon6 chromosome 11, fOdoBon6.hap1, whole genome shotgun sequence genomic segment:
- the filip1l gene encoding filamin A-interacting protein 1-like isoform X2, with amino-acid sequence MVVDEQQRLTEQLKQQTAKVHELSVSSAQAQEELSSANARLQEEEQKVFRLEAELCDQAGRYHQEQEAMTAKLTSEDAQNRHLRQKLSALSRQLDELEETNKTLRRADEELQELRDKMSRGECGNSSLMSELEELRKRVLEMEGKDEELIRMEDHCRDLNKKLEKEANQSRCLKAEVDKLNHRIMELEKLEDAFSKSKQECSSLKSNMEKERMVSKVLSSELEVLKVRVKELEAAESQLGKTEMTLKEDLTKLKTLTVMLVDERKAMAEKLKQMENKVQNSSGKLQAEQDKVTSVTEKLIEESKKALRSKAELEDRMCSATKERDDLRAKLRAEQERSNDLESKINMMKKRLQSLETIEREYLRNKAKEEHIKTPLANRFQQEDNKVKDLTQEVERLRRKLKDMKVAEGDLLKTEELESLEKRFTNEQEKAKALMEELEISRRELSKYQLAEKKECNQEHVLYKRLKEEEAKSSHLTREVAALKEKIHEYMGTEDSICRMKTDHSTLQRKLTQQEVRNKELAREMETLTRELERYRRFSKSLRPGMNGRRFSDLHVSSKEVQTEPVELLSHNGKTAAPLECAVVNGKLYDESEAEENANYSNELQLAKCSPSLINSVNNLNNNLRRARGPFLKNKDAPHPVNGKMQLRQNGNHVQPGDVVLTHSPGQPLHIKVTPDHGHNTATLEITSPTTESTQSFTSTAVIPTSGGPPKQRITIIQNASISPTAKSISPTAKSKCSSVSDEPCSPDGALSPFTMASYSRAMTPDSCGSVTPDRAMSPIQIVSVMTGTPERSISAEPVEVVGGHAVFRVTPERQSSWQVQRSNSSGPNVITTEDNKIHIHLGSPFIQSISTPSQTLSPCSTPGLQEQRTQVVANCSTPAPKGNSKITSSITIKPTSTPIQRPSQMTIPLEAFRRPGPTRIPKPKGYGSQKGPNNTVTSPGPQSKCQPPHATAGREQPAHMSASHNNNPNLINRRL; translated from the coding sequence ATGGTTGTGGACGAACAGCAGCGTCTCACCGAGCAGCTGAAGCAACAAACAGCGAAGGTCCACGAATTGAGCGTCAGTTCTGCACAAGCTCAGGAAGAGCTGAGCTCAGCTAATGCTCGTCTGCAGGAAGAGGAGCAAAAGGTCTTTCGCTTGGAGGCTGAGCTGTGTGACCAAGCCGGTCGATATCATCAGGAACAAGAGGCCATGACTGCCAAACTGACCAGTGAGGATGCCCAAAACAGGCACCTGCGCCAGAAGCTGTCGGCGCTCAGCAGGCAACTCGATGAGCTGGAGGAGACCAACAAGACCCTGCGCCGAGCCGATGAAGAGCTCCAGGAGCTGAGGGACAAAATGAGCCGCGGCGAGTGTGGAAATTCCAGCCTCATGTCGGAGCTGGAAGAGCTACGGAAACGGGTACTTGAAATGGAGGGAAAGGATGAAGAGTTGATCAGAATGGAGGACCACTGCAGGGACCTCAACAAAAAACTGGAGAAAGAGGCCAACCAAAGTAGGTGCTTGAAAGCTGAAGTTGATAAACTGAACCACAGAATTATGGAATTAGAAAAGCTAGAAGATGCGTTCAGCAAGAGCAAACAAGAGTGCAGCTCACTCAAGAGTAACATGGAGAAGGAGAGGATGGTGTCAAAGGTCCTGAGCAGCGAGCTGGAGGTCTTGAAAGTCAGGGTCAAAGAACTGGAGGCTGCCGAAAGCCAATTGGGAAAGACGGAGATGACACTGAAAGAAGATCTGACCAAGCTGAAGACTCTGACCGTCATGCTGGTGGATGAGAGGAAGGCCATGGCAGAAAAGCTCAAGCAAATGGAGAACAAGGTGCAAAATAGTTCCGGCAAACTTCAAGCCGAACAAGACAAAGTGACATCGGTCACAGAGAAGCTAATAGAGGAGAGCAAGAAAGCACTGAGGTCAAAGGCAGAGCTGGAGGATAGAATGTGCAGTGCCACAAAGGAAAGGGATGACTTAAGGGCTAAGCTGAGAGCTGAGCAGGAGAGGAGTAACGACTTAGAGTCCAAGATCAATATGATGAAGAAAAGGCTGCAGTCACTTGAGACAATCGAGAGAGAATACCTTCGAAACAAAGCTAAAGAGGAGCACATTAAAACACCTCTTGCCAACCGCTTCCAGCAGGAAGACAACAAAGTAAAGGATTTGACACAGGAGGTCGAACGTCTCCGACGCAAATTAAAGGACATGAAAGTGGCAGAAGGGGATTTATTGAAAACAGAGGAGTTAGAATCACTGGAGAAAAGATTCACCAACGAACAAGAGAAAGCTAAAGCCTTGATGGAGGAGCTGGAAATATCAAGAAGAGAGCTTTCAAAGTACCAGCTGGCTGAAAAGAAAGAGTGCAACCAAGAGCACGTTCTATATAAAAGACTGAAGGAGGAGGAAGCCAAGTCAAGTCATTTGACCAGAGAGGTGGCAGCTCTGAAGGAGAAGATTCACGAGTACATGGGAACGGAGGATTCAATTTGCCGCATGAAAACCGACCACTCCACACTGCAACGAAAGCTAACCCAGCAGGAGGTCAGAAACAAAGAACTGGCCAGAGAAATGGAGACGCTCACTCGAGAGCTCGAAAGATACAGACGATTTAGCAAAAGCCTTCGCCCAGGCATGAACGGCAGGCGCTTTTCGGACCTGCACGTGTCCTCCAAGGAGGTTCAGACTGAACCAGTGGAGCTCCTGTCCCACAACGGCAAGACGGCAGCCCCCCTCGAATGCGCCGTGGTGAACGGGAAGCTGTACGACGAGAGCGAGGCTGAAGAGAATGCGAATTACAGCAACGAGCTTCAGCTCGCCAAATGCAGCCCGTCACTCATCAACAGTGTGAATAACCTCAACAACAACTTGCGACGGGCACGTGGGCCGTTCCTCAAAAACAAAGACGCCCCGCATCCGGTGAACGGCAAAATGCAGCTGCGGCAGAATGGCAACCACGTCCAGCCCGGAGACGTTGTGTTGACCCACAGTCCCGGGCAGCCTCTGCACATTAAAGTGACTCCTGACCACGGACACAACACGGCAACGCTAGAGATCACCAGTCCGACCACAGAAAGCACCCAGTCATTTACCAGCACTGCCGTCATACCCACAAGTGGAGGTCCACCCAAGCAGAGAATTACCATCATCCAGAATGCTTCCATATCCCCAACAGCTAAATCCATTTCCCCAACAGCTAAATCCAAGTGTTCCTCCGTGTCAGATGAGCCGTGCTCACCAGACGGGGCCCTCTCCCCTTTCACCATGGCTTCTTACTCCCGAGCAATGACCCCAGACTCTTGTGGCTCTGTAACACCAGACCGAGCCATGTCACCTATTCAAATTGTATCAGTGATGACCGGCACCCCTGAACGCTCCATTTCCGCAGAGCCGGTGGAGGTCGTCGGGGGCCACGCCGTCTTCCGCGTGACCCCGGAAAGGCAGAGCAGCTGGCAGGTCCAGAGGTCCAACAGCTCGGGGCCAAACGTCATCACCACGGAGGATAACAAAATCCACATCCACTTAGGGAGCCCGTTCATTCAAAGCATCAGCACTCCGTCACAAACACTCAGCCCGTGCAGCACACCTGGACTCCAGGAGCAAAGGACTCAGGTGGTTGCAAACTGCAGCACTCCTGCACCCAAAGGCAACAGCAAAATCACAAGTAGCATCACGATTAAGCCCACCTCCACCCCAATCCAAAGACCATCACAAATGACA